The following are encoded together in the Lathyrus oleraceus cultivar Zhongwan6 chromosome 3, CAAS_Psat_ZW6_1.0, whole genome shotgun sequence genome:
- the LOC127130521 gene encoding uncharacterized protein LOC127130521 has protein sequence MKIFYKIFSPLLFIKFFLFVLFINNARTNATRFHISTPQKILPLENFNRVIRENSIDFERERNHHSLQFGNVDGISKPPPSGPSKGHNPILLDNVDGISKPPPSGPSKGHNPVLLGNVDSISKPPPSGPSKGHNPILFGNVDGISKPPPSGPSKGHNPILLGNVEGISKPPPSGASKRHNPTLLGNVDGISKPPPSGPSKRHNPILFGNVDGISKPPPSGPSKGHNPTLFGNVDGISKPPPSGPSKGHNPILFGNVDGISKPPPSGPSKGHNPILLGNVEGISKPPPSGASKRHNPIHYVNVDGILKPPPSGPSKGHNNILSDNLDGISKPPPSGPSKGHNPILFGNVDGISKPPPSGPSKGHNPILLGNVEGISKPPPSGPSKGHNPILFVNVDGIPKPPSSGPSKGHNPLLPDNAEGISKAPQSVPSKGHNHILPTKVYA, from the coding sequence ATGAAAATTTTCTACAAGATTTTCTCTCCTCTACTCTTCATCAAATTTTTTCTTTTCGTATTGTTTATTAATAATGCTAGAACAAATGCAACTCGCTTTCATATATCAACACCTCAGAAAATTTTGCCACTTGAAAATTTTAATCGTGTTATAAGAGAAAACTCCATCGATTTTGAAAGAGAGAGAAACCATCATTCGCTGCAATTTGGTAATGTTGACGGTATTTCAAAACCACCCCCTTCAGGTCCTAGCAAAGGTCATAACCCTATCCTTTTAGATAATGTTGACGGTATTTCAAAACCACCCCCATCAGGCCCTAGTAAAGGTCATAACCCTGTCCTTCTTGGTAACGTTGACAGTATTTCAAAACCACCTCCATCGGGTCCTAGCAAAGGTCATAACCCTATCCTCTTTGGTAATGTTGATGGTATTTCAAAACCACCTCCATCAGGTCCTAGCAAAGGTCATAACCCTATCCTCTTGGGTAATGTTGAAGGTATTTCAAAACCACCCCCATCAGGTGCTAGCAAACGTCATAACCCTACCCTCTTGGGTAATGTTGATGGTATTTCAAAACCACCTCCATCAGGTCCTAGCAAACGTCATAACCCTATCCTCTTTGGTAATGTTGATGGTATTTCAAAACCACCTCCATCAGGTCCTAGCAAAGGTCATAACCCTACCCTCTTTGGTAATGTTGATGGTATTTCAAAACCACCTCCATCAGGTCCTAGCAAAGGTCATAACCCTATCCTCTTTGGTAATGTTGATGGTATTTCAAAACCACCTCCATCTGGTCCTAGCAAAGGTCATAACCCTATCCTCTTGGGTAATGTTGAAGGTATTTCAAAACCACCCCCATCAGGTGCTAGCAAACGTCATAACCCTATCCACTATGTTAATGTTGACGGTATTTTAAAACCACCGCCATCAGGTCCTAGCAAAGGTCATAATAATATCCTTTCAGATAATCTTGACGGTATTTCAAAACCACCTCCATCAGGTCCTAGCAAAGGTCATAACCCTATCCTCTTTGGTAATGTTGATGGTATTTCAAAACCACCTCCATCAGGTCCTAGCAAAGGTCATAACCCTATCCTCTTGGGTAATGTTGAAGGTATTTCAAAACCACCCCCATCAGGTCCTAGTAAAGGTCATAACCCTATCCTCTTTGTTAATGTTGACGGTATTCCAAAACCACCTTCATCAGGTCCTAGCAAAGGTCATAACCCTCTCCTCCCGGATAATGCTGAAGGTATTTCAAAAGCACCCCAATCAGTTCCTAGCAAAGGTCATAACCATATCCTTCCTACAAAGGTTTATGCATGA
- the LOC127130524 gene encoding uncharacterized protein LOC127130524, with translation MKIFYKIFSPLLFIKFFLFVLFINNARTNATRFHISTPQKILPLENFNRVIRENSIDFERERNHYSLQFGNVDGISKPPPSGPSKGHNPILLDNVDGISKPPTSGPSKSHNPVLLGNVDSISKPPPSGPSKGHNPILFDNVDGISKPPPSGPSKGHNPILLGNVEGISKPPPSGASKRHNPTLLGNVDGISKPPPSGPSKRHNPILFGNVDGISKPPPSGPSKGHNPILFGNVDGISKPPPSGPSKGHNPILLGNVEGISKPAPSGASKRHNPTLFGNVDGILKPPPSGPSKGHNPILFGNVDGISKPPPSGPSKGHNPTLFGNVDGISKPPPSGPSKGHNPILFGNVDGISKPPPSGPSKGHNPILLGNVEGISKPPPSGASKRHNPIHYVNVDRILKPPPSGPSKGHNNILSDNLDGISKPPPSGPSKGHNPILFGNVDGISKPPPSGPSKGHNPVLLGNVEGISKPPPSGPSKGHNPILFVNVDGISKPPSSGPSKGHNPLLPDNAEGISKAPQSVPSKGHNHILPTKVYT, from the coding sequence ATGAAAATTTTCTACAAGATTTTCTCTCCTCTACTCTTCATCAAATTTTTTCTTTTCGTATTGTTTATTAATAATGCTAGAACAAATGCAACTCGCTTTCATATATCAACACCTCAGAAAATTTTGCCACTTGAAAATTTTAATCGTGTTATAAGAGAAAACTCCATCGATTTTGAAAGAGAGAGAAACCATTATTCGTTGCAATTTGGTAATGTTGACGGTATTTCAAAACCACCCCCTTCAGGTCCTAGCAAAGGTCATAACCCTATCCTTTTAGATAATGTTGACGGTATTTCAAAACCACCCACATCAGGCCCTAGTAAAAGTCATAACCCTGTCCTTCTTGGTAACGTTGACAGTATTTCAAAACCACCTCCATCGGGTCCTAGCAAAGGTCATAACCCTATCCTCTTTGATAATGTTGATGGTATTTCAAAACCACCTCCATCAGGTCCTAGCAAAGGTCATAACCCTATCCTTTTGGGTAATGTTGAAGGTATTTCAAAACCACCCCCATCAGGTGCTAGCAAACGTCATAACCCTACCCTATTGGGTAATGTTGATGGTATTTCAAAACCACCTCCATCAGGTCCTAGCAAACGTCATAACCCTATCCTCTTTGGTAATGTTGATGGTATTTCAAAACCACCTCCATCAGGTCCTAGCAAAGGTCATAACCCTATCCTCTTTGGAAATGTTGATGGTATTTCAAAACCACCTCCATCAGGTCCTAGCAAAGGTCATAACCCTATCCTCTTGGGTAATGTTGAAGGTATTTCAAAACCAGCCCCATCAGGTGCTAGCAAACGTCATAACCCTACCCTCTTTGGTAATGTTGATGGTATTTTAAAACCACCTCCATCAGGTCCTAGCAAAGGTCATAACCCTATCCTCTTTGGTAATGTTGATGGTATTTCAAAACCACCTCCATCAGGTCCTAGCAAAGGTCATAACCCTACCCTCTTTGGTAATGTTGATGGTATTTCAAAACCACCTCCATCAGGTCCTAGCAAAGGTCATAACCCTATCCTCTTTGGTAATGTTGATGGTATTTCAAAACCACCTCCATCTGGTCCTAGCAAAGGTCATAACCCTATCCTCTTGGGTAATGTTGAAGGTATTTCAAAACCACCCCCATCAGGTGCTAGCAAACGTCATAACCCTATCCACTATGTTAATGTTGACCGTATTTTAAAACCACCGCCATCAGGTCCTAGCAAAGGTCATAATAATATCCTTTCAGATAATCTTGACGGTATTTCAAAACCACCTCCATCAGGTCCTAGCAAAGGTCATAACCCTATCCTCTTTGGTAATGTTGATGGTATTTCAAAACCACCTCCATCAGGTCCTAGCAAAGGTCATAACCCTGTCCTCTTGGGTAATGTTGAAGGTATTTCAAAACCACCCCCATCAGGTCCTAGCAAAGGTCATAACCCTATCCTCTTTGTTAATGTTGACGGTATTTCAAAACCACCTTCATCAGGTCCTAGCAAAGGTCATAACCCTCTCCTCCCGGATAATGCTGAAGGTATTTCAAAAGCACCCCAATCAGTTCCTAGCAAAGGTCATAACCATATCCTTCCTACAAAGGTTTATACATGA